The genomic region AGAGCTCCTCGACGGCGGCGGTGAAGCGGGTATTGCGCGACGAGATGCCGGCCCATCGGTTGTTCTGTCAGGAAGGCTGTTTTCTTCAGGTGATCGTGCCGGTGATGGGAGAGCTGGAATCCATAGGCGCCTTCAGCGTCATTCGCTCGTTTGCCGACGTAATCATCAAATACAAGAGCGAAACCAATTCGGACATCGGTTTGCTGGTGGCCGACGGGAACCACGATGCGGCAAAAACCGGCCGCTCCGATTGGCCTTTCACGTTGTCGGGTTTGACTTTGTACGAAAAAAACATGCCCTTGTACCAGTATATTTCGAATAAACTCGCGTTAACGGAATTATTGGCGCACAGTAAAACCGTCAATTTCAACGGCTCCGTTTTTGAAGTAAGAATCACTCCCGTTCAGCATAAAACCGAGAGCAGTCCTCCTTATTTTCTGCTGATCGACGACATTACCGCCGAGGTAAAAAAATTAAACGAGGATTTGAGACAGGTCTGGCTGTATGGCGTCATCAGTTTGACGGCCTCTCTGATTTTGCTGACCCTGGTCGTGCACATCGCCTTGCGCCGGGTGGGCAGGCTGGCTACGGCTTTACCCTTGTTGTCGCAGAATCAGTACGACCGTTTCAGAGAACAGATCGTCAGCAACGACAGTTACATCTCGGGATACGACGAACTTGACCGCTTGAATCAGACCGCTCTGGCCTTGACCGATCATCTGGAATATCTGGAAAAGGAGGTCCGCAGCAACACCTTGCAACTGCTCGAAAAAAGCCAGGAACTGGCCAATGAAAGAGACTTCAGCAGGCAGTTGATTGAAGCGGCTCCGATCATTATCATGACGCAAAAACTGAACGGCATGATTTTGACGATCAATCAGGCCGGAATTCATCATTTTGAGACGGACGGCAAGGCCATCATCGGCAAGGTGTTCGATCTGTATTTGCCGGAATCGGACTGGGAACATTTAAAAAAGTTGAATCAGTTAAGAACCGGCAAATTTTCCGACCAGGTTCTGATCGACGGGTTGCTCGTGACCGACAGCGGCAAGCAGCGGAATATTTCCTGGCTGCACAAACTGTTCAAACGGGGCAATGTCCAGGAAGAACCGGTCATATTGACCCTGGGCGTCGACAACAGCGAACGCAAACTGTACGAGCAGGCGATTCTCAGCACGTCCACCCGGGATTATCTGACCGGCCTGAGCAATCGCAAAAAATTTCAGGAGGATCTGGCGGCACTGCTGGCATCGGCGCAACGCTACGGATACAAGTCCGCCTTGTTTTGTCTGGACCTGGACCGGTTCAAATCGGTCAATACTCTCAGCGGTCATGAGGCGGGGGATAAATTATTGACGCTTGTCGCCAATAAGCTGAAGGACATCATGCGTTCCACCGATCTCTTAAGCCGTCTGGAAGGGGACGAGTTTGCCCTGGCCTTTCCTTATGCGGACGTCAGGGAAGCAAGACGGATCGCCGAGAAAATCGGACAGGAATTGATCCGCCTGGGTGAAGAGTTTGCCGGAAAAGATTTCCAGCTCAGCGCCTGTATCGGCATTGCCGTTTATCCGGATCACGGACTCACCGTCAAGGAATTGTTTATCAATGCCGATTTTGCCCTGTCTCAAGCTAGAACCTCGGGCAACGGAAGATGTCACGTTTTTTCGCCCGATTTCGATTATCAGATCAAGCTGAACCGGATGCTGTATTGGCGGCAGACCCTGGAAAACGCCATCGCCCACGACCGGTTCGTGCTCTTGTTTCAGCCCATCGTATATCTCGAAACGAACGCGATCAGCCACTACGAATGCCTGATTCGTCTGCAACTGGACGACGGCCGAACGGTGATGCCCGAGGAATTTATCCTGTACGCCGAAGAACTCGGACTGATCGGCAAAATCGATCGTCTGGTGCTGAAAAAAGCGGTTCAGAAGCTGGTCGAGTTAAAAAGGAGCGGCAAGGATTATAAATTGACGGTCAATCTGTCCGGGCGATTGCTGAACGAGGCCTCTCTGTTCGACGACATTACGCGCTTACTGGATGTGCCCGAAGTCGCGCCGGAAAAAATCATCTTCGAGATTTCCGAAACCGATGTGGTGTCCAATTTTGCCGCCGCCGAGGCGTTGATCATGCAGATCAAGGCCTTGGGCTGTGTTCTCGCGCTCGACGATTTCGGGGTCGGTTTTTCTTCGTTTTATTATTTGAAACACTTTCCGGTCGATTACGTGAAAATCGACGGTTCGTTCATCCGGAAAATCAACAAGACGGAAGATGATAAACTATTCGTCAAAGCCTTGTCCGGGGTCGCCCATGCATTCGGCAAAAAAACGGTGGCCAAATTCGTCGAAAACAGCCAGATTCTGGAAGTGCTGAAGGAGCTCAAGATCGACTATGCGCAAGGGGATTGCATGGGCAAGCCCGAGCCTTATATTTGAAGGAATAGGTCGGGGGCGAGTTTTTCCAGGTCAATTTTCGGCGGCAAAATCGATCATCTGTTTGAGTGTTTGATTCATCTGTTCCGAAAAACGGTTCAGTTCCTCGTTGTCCGTGTCGGTCGGCAGCAAATGCGTCCGTACGACGGTTTTATCCCCTTTTCGGTACATGACTACATTGCACGGCATGTGCCGGATGGCTTCGGGTGATAGGGTCAGGATCGTTCGGGCATGGGTCAGATTACAGAACTGAATCGTGTCGTAGTCCGGGAAGTCTTTGGCGCCTCGTTCGCGGATGACTTTGCCGACCCGGCTGTGTCCGGTGACGCGGAAATTGTTTTCGCTGATGGCTATTTCCAGTTCGGCCAAGACATCGTCGTAGGGTTTTTGAGTGGCCACCTGATAATATGGGATAAATTCACCGGGTTGGGTGGCGCACCCGGAAACGATCATTAGAAACGAGCAGATTGCGATGATGTTGACCATGTCGATGTTTACCGATTACGAACTACCAAGAGTACCATGACGACGGATCAAACTGAAGCGACGGGAGTCATTCTGGCGGGCGGCCGCGCCCGGCGCATGGATCATCGGGACAAGGGGCTGATCCTTTACCGGGGCCGTCCGATGGTTTCGTATGCCGTGGAGGCTTTGTCCGGGGTCGCCCGGCAGACGCTCATCAACGCCAATCGCAATCTTGATCATTACCGTCAATTCGGCCTGCCCGTCGTTACCGATGCGACCGACAGCTTTGACGGACCTCTGGCCGGCATTTTAGCCGCGATGAGGCAGGCCGATTCCGACGTGCTGCTGGTCGTGCCCTGCGACTCGCCGTTGATTCTGCCCGGCCATCTGCGCCGATTGATGGCGGCGCTGGTGGAGAATCGTGCCGAGGCCGCCGTGGCTTGCGATGGAGAACGATGGCATCCGGTTTTTCTGGCGCTCAGGACCTCTCTGGCCGGCAGTTTGCAGCGCTATCTGGACAACGGCCAACGGAAGATCGGCGGCTGGCTGGAGCAATTGCATACGGTTCCGGTGGATTTCAGCAAGACGCCCGAGCTGTTCGTGAACGTCAATACGCCGGCCGAACTAACCGAGCTGGAGAGCAGGGCGGGAAACGGTCATGCGCAGTAGCCGCCGCATGACCGCCGTGCAGGCGCCGATCATACCGGTCGTCGGCGAATGGACGCGCAATACGCCCGGCGCGCTTTCGCTGGGGCAAGGCATGGTGTCGTATCCTCCGCCGCCGGCCGCGCTTCAGGCCGTTCGGGAATTTGGCGAAAAACCGGAGCATTTTCTGTACGGACCTGCGAGCGGCTCACCGTTTCTGCTCGAAATGATCGGGAACAAGTTGCAGACGGACAACGGCATCGATACCGCCGGAGGCTACCGGGTGATGGTGACCGCGGGCTCCAACATGGCGTTTCTCAGCAGCATTCTGGCCATTGCCGATCCCGGCGATGAAATCATCTTGCCGCTGCCTTACTATTTCAATCACGAGATGGCCATACGGATGGCGAACTGCGAGCCGGTTTTTGTGCCGACCGGCGGCGACTATCAACTGGATCTCGACGCCTTGGCAACCGCGATAAACGAAAAAACCCGGGCCGTGGTCACCGTTTCCCCGAACAATCCCAGCGGCGCGGTCTATCCCGAAGCCGCTTTGAGAGCGGTCAATGCGCTTTGCCGCGAACACGGCATTTACCATGTCAGCGACGAAGCCTACGAATATTTTACTTATGACGGTGCGGCGCATTTTTCTCCGGGATCGATTCCGGGAGCCGAGGCTTCTACCATTTCGTTGTATTCCCTGTCCAAAGCCTATGGCTTTGCCGGGTGGCGTATCGGTTACGCGGTCTATCCCGAACACCTGCATTCGGCTTTTCTCAAGATACAGGACACCAATCTGATCTGTGCGCCCGGGATTGCGCAGCATGCGGCGGCGGGCGCCTTGTCCGCGGGCTCTGCGTACTGCAAACGGCAGCTTCGGCCATTGGCCGAGGTGCGCAGCCATGTCATCGGACGTCTGGAACCGCATGCCGACCTTTGCGATTTTACCGTCACCCAGGGCGCCTTTTATTTTCTTTTGCAACTTCACACCGAAAAAAACGATCTGGCGGTCGTGGAGTCGTTAATCCGCGATTTTAAAATCGCCACGATTCCAGGATCCGCCTTCGGCCTTAAGGACGGCTGCTACCTGAGGCTGTCTTACGGAATGCTGAATCCGGCCCTGGTCGATGAAGCGATGGATCGGTTAATTAGGGGAATCCGCCGGCTGGTTTGACCTGAAGCCGAAAAAAGTCGATTTATCGATGTTGACGGTCTTGCGGCTGGCGCCGGTTCAGAGTTTGATCGAGGCGGGCGGCCAGGCTTTCCACGCCTTTCAAGATCAATTGTTTTTCTCCTCCCTTGACTTCGGCAACGTAATTGCCGACCCATTCGGCCTTATCGGTCTCGATGAGATGGGCCATCAGATAGAAAAACAGAAAGCTGGGTTTATGCAGGCGGCCTACGATCACATAATCCGTGTGATAAGCCCTGCCGAGCCGGGCGGCGATGTCGGGATGATCGAACAGATAGCCGACTCCCGCATTGGCTTTTTGTTGATCGGATCGGGCGACGGCAATGATTTCGTAACCCAATCTTTTCAGTTCCTGTTCCAGCAGCGGCTTAATGCTCGCCGTTCTGGCGATTTCGGCCGGTATCGCCGGGGCCAGAGTCGTATCTTTCAACTCGAACTCCAAGACGGCGATGCGGATTTTTTGAGGCGGCTCGGCCAGAACCGGGCTGGCGAGCAGGGCAATCATCATTGTGTATGACCGGAGTTTCACGGGAATCTTCATTTCGAACGAGCCTTAAAGAATCTCTATCAATTATAATAACTTAAGAGAAGTGCAAACCGGATTGCGAACCTCGGCAAAAACCGCTGGCAGCTCGTTGAGCTTTCTGACGCGAGCCCAATCTGTCAGGACTGGTGTTTGACAAAAATCAGCTTGTCGGTTTCAAAACCCTGGCTTTTTGCCTGCGCTATCAATCGGTCGAGGATTTCCTTGGGTATTTGCCTGGTTCTCGACAGGATCCATAGATACGATTTGTTGGGGCCGGTCACCATGGCGTAGGAGTACCGGTTTTTATCCAGCGCGATAATATTGTAACTGCTGTAAAAAGGGCCTAAAAAAGACACCTTCAGCCGCCCTTTGTTCGGTTCCTGAATGAAATAACCCTTGCCTTCGGCCTTTTCCGGAGTGCCGTCTTCCAGGTCCAGGCCCTGGTTGAGAATATCGATGCCGCCGTCCTTTCTTAACGTATAAGTGGCAGAAATGTTTTCCAGCCCTCTTTCAAACCGGTTGTCCAGTCGGGCTATCTCATACCATGTGCCGGTATAGCGAGTCACGTCGAAGCCGTTCACCGCTTCGATGCCTTTGGGAATTTTTGTGCAGCTTACCATTAGAAGAGTAACGAGAATTAATATATTCATGGCGCGATCAAAATACGAAGGATTAAACTCAATTAGAAACGTCCGTTCCTAACTGGAGGAAACGGCGTATCAAGACTTAAAGAGAATTATAGAAATATTTTTGATATTCTTGATCATGAATGATAAATAACTGTCGATAGGAACGTCTGCTGGATAGAGAACAACCGTGTTTCTTGATAAGTATTTAGAGGCTGTTTGGAAACTCCGCATTTCGAATTTGCTTTTCTATAGGAATTTTACTTTTGGTTGACCTGATGATGCATAAAAAAACGGAAGAAACGTTATCTAAGTAATCTGAGCGATGGCGCGTGAGGCTATTTGAAGCCGCATCTGTCGGTATCGGCAGTGGGGAGACCTCGCGAGGTCAGCCTGCGGCAGGTAATCAACGCCATTCTGTACAGCCTGAAGACCGGTTGCCAGTGGCGGCAACTGCCCCGTGAATTTCCGGCATGGACGACCGTGTATACTATTTCAGACGTTGGGCGTCTGATGGAGCCTGGGCACGGTTGCATCATCTACTGCACGTTAGGCTGCGGCAAGAAAGCGGGGCGTCATAAACACTCCACGGCGGATTGTCTGGACAGCCAAAGCGTCAAGTGCACTGTCGTTCCTGGGGGACGTGGTTTCGATGCGGAGAAGCTGATCAATGGTCGCAAACGTCATCTCCTGCTGGAAATCCTGGGCTGGCTCATATCCGTGAGCAAGAACGTGAAGAAGAATGTTACGAGCAATTGATGCTCTCTGGGCAAGCGAATCCGCCTTCAGGCAGTTTATGAATCAGCCCCTTTGAGGACTAACCTCCTGCGCCGGCGGGCGCTGATCGAAACCGTCTTCGACGAATTGAAAAACTTGTGCCAGATCGAACACACCCGCCACCGCTCCGTTGCCAACTTCGTCGTTAATCGGATGGCCGGCATCGTCGCTTATTGTCTGTGCGATCATAAACCCACGCTTTCATTGACCCGAGTCAATCTACTGCCTCAACCATAAGGACTTATCCCGAACTCAGGTTATAATACACTAAAAACACTAGTTTTAATCACACCCATGCCAGATCGCCTCATCACCTATCCGTTTCAGGTAAACTATCCCTCTCTGCAACTTTTGAATCAAGGCAAGCTTGGGAACTGTAAGAAAACTGGCGAATGAAGTGGAGCGCGGGCTTGCGGAGGCACTTCCGGGATTGGGCAAGACGGTGGTAGGGAAATTGGCGCTGGCGGTGGGCGCGATGATCGAAGGCCAGACGCCGAACACCGTGGAACTGGCCAATCTGCTGCCCTTGGAGACCGAGCGGCAGGACATGCGCGAACAATGGCTGAGGCGCTTGCTGAAGAATCCCTTGCTGTGCGCCATGACGGTGATGGAACCGTTCGCACGGGAGGCGCTGGCTAAGGCAGCGTGGAACGGCCAGACCGTGCTGCTGGCGATGGATCAGACCGACCTGGGCGACCGGATGGCGTTGCTGGTGGTGGCCCTGCGGGTCGGCGACCGGGCGTTGCCCTTGGCTTGGCGGGCGGAGGCGGGGCCGGCCAACATCGGCTTCGAGGGTCAGCAAAGGTTGCTGGAGCAGGTGCGGGCCTGGCTGCCTGCGGGGGTGAAGGTGCTGCTCTCGGCAGACCGGTTCTACCCCTCGGCCGCGCTGTTCGGCTGGATCCAGACCCATGGTTGGGGCTACCGGCTGCGGCTGCAAGGCAACGTGCTGGCGGACACCGGGCAGGGCGACGAGACCACTACCGGTCAGTTGGCACAAGGCGTGGCGGAACGTTATCTGTCTGGGGTGAGGCTGTTCACCCAGGAGCGCATGACGAATCTGGGCATCCTCCACGAAGCCGGGCATCCAGAGCCTTGGATCATTGCGATGGACTGCCCTCCGTCGCGGGCGTCGGTGCTGGACTATGCCGCGCGCTGGGCCATCGAGCCGATGTTCTCCGACTTCAAGGGCCTGGGTTTCGACCTGGAGAGCTCACAGCTTGGGCATGCGGACCGCCTGGAGCGGCTGGTCCTGGTCATGACATTGGCGATGTACTGGTGCGTCCGTGTCGGCCAGGACGACGCCTTGACGTGTCCGACGCCGCTCGAAAAAAAATAGGGAAGCAAAACGATCCCGACCATTGGAGCTTCAGGAAACTCCGCCGCAGCCTGGTCTCCTGGTTTATCCGCGGCCTGCAAAACGACATCCCTTTGCCCGCCTTTTGTGGAACGGGATAAAGTGATAGGTGATGAGATTCTTTCCCTTCAATATCCACAACTTTCTAGCATAGGTCTATGAGCATACATAAATCTTTCCTAATAATAGGCGGTGGTTTGGTCGGTTTAGCAACCGCATATCGACTTCTGGAGCGCTTCCCGTTAGCACGCATCACCTTGCTTGAGAAAGAGGCAACCGTCGGAGCACACCAAAGTACGCACAACAGCGGTGTATTGCATGCAGGACTTTACTATGCTCCCGGTTCGGCCAAAGCAAAATTTGCTGTATCAGGTATCCAACAAATGACCAAATTTTGCCAAACAGAAGGTATCCCTCATGAAATCTGTGGCAAACTGGTTGTGGCCGTGTCCCCAGAAGAAGTGCCAAGACTGGACGAATTACTCCGTCGCGGAACAGCTAACGGGCTAAAAGGGTTACGAAAAATCGAGGGCAATGATATTCGAAAAATAGAACCACATGTCAATGGCCTCGCTGCCGTGCATGTACCCGAAGAAGGTATTGTCGATTATAGGCAGGTCTGTGATCGATTGGCTCTCCGTATTCAAGAAAGAGGTGGAAACATTATCACAAGAGCCAAAGTAAAATGCCTTGAGCTTAGAGCTAATACGTGGCTTGCCACGACCACGATCGGAGAATACGATGCAAATTTTCTGATCAATTGCGCCGGATTGCAGTGCGACCTCGTGGCTAAGCTGGCAGGCGAAAATCGAGATATACGAATTGTTCCGTTTCGCGGTGAGTATTATTACCTCAAACCGGCAGCCCAGCATCTGGTTAAAAACCTGGTTTATCCTGTACCCAATCCACAATTCCCATTCCTTGGTGTCCATTTCACCCGGATGATTCAAGGAGGCATCGAAGCCGGTCCGAACGCTGTCCTCGCCTTTGCTCGCGAGGGATATCAATTATCAAAATTTGATACGCGTGACATGTTGGATATCCTGCTTTTCCCAGGACTGTGGCGTTTTCTTCGTAAATACCCTGCTATGGCATGTACAGAACTTATCCAGTCATTCAGCAAAACGCATTTTTGCATTTTATTACAAAGGCTTATACCTGAAATTCGCACCACTGACCTTTCACCAGGCAGCGCAGGTGTCCGCGCGCAAGCCATGAAGCCATCGGGCGATTTAGTTGATGACTTTCACCTAGTAATTCGCCAGAACGCTTTGCATGTCCTTAACGCTCCAAGTCCGGCCGCAACAGCTTCTTTAGCAATAGGCGAGCATATTGTTAATCAATTGCCAATTTAATGTAGTTACGAGAATTCGATTTGGAAAACGATAACAGT from Methylosarcina fibrata AML-C10 harbors:
- a CDS encoding DUF2380 domain-containing protein; this encodes MMIALLASPVLAEPPQKIRIAVLEFELKDTTLAPAIPAEIARTASIKPLLEQELKRLGYEIIAVARSDQQKANAGVGYLFDHPDIAARLGRAYHTDYVIVGRLHKPSFLFFYLMAHLIETDKAEWVGNYVAEVKGGEKQLILKGVESLAARLDQTLNRRQPQDRQHR
- a CDS encoding lipocalin family protein — its product is MNILILVTLLMVSCTKIPKGIEAVNGFDVTRYTGTWYEIARLDNRFERGLENISATYTLRKDGGIDILNQGLDLEDGTPEKAEGKGYFIQEPNKGRLKVSFLGPFYSSYNIIALDKNRYSYAMVTGPNKSYLWILSRTRQIPKEILDRLIAQAKSQGFETDKLIFVKHQS
- a CDS encoding pyridoxal phosphate-dependent aminotransferase yields the protein MRSSRRMTAVQAPIIPVVGEWTRNTPGALSLGQGMVSYPPPPAALQAVREFGEKPEHFLYGPASGSPFLLEMIGNKLQTDNGIDTAGGYRVMVTAGSNMAFLSSILAIADPGDEIILPLPYYFNHEMAIRMANCEPVFVPTGGDYQLDLDALATAINEKTRAVVTVSPNNPSGAVYPEAALRAVNALCREHGIYHVSDEAYEYFTYDGAAHFSPGSIPGAEASTISLYSLSKAYGFAGWRIGYAVYPEHLHSAFLKIQDTNLICAPGIAQHAAAGALSAGSAYCKRQLRPLAEVRSHVIGRLEPHADLCDFTVTQGAFYFLLQLHTEKNDLAVVESLIRDFKIATIPGSAFGLKDGCYLRLSYGMLNPALVDEAMDRLIRGIRRLV
- a CDS encoding transposase — translated: MGKTVVGKLALAVGAMIEGQTPNTVELANLLPLETERQDMREQWLRRLLKNPLLCAMTVMEPFAREALAKAAWNGQTVLLAMDQTDLGDRMALLVVALRVGDRALPLAWRAEAGPANIGFEGQQRLLEQVRAWLPAGVKVLLSADRFYPSAALFGWIQTHGWGYRLRLQGNVLADTGQGDETTTGQLAQGVAERYLSGVRLFTQERMTNLGILHEAGHPEPWIIAMDCPPSRASVLDYAARWAIEPMFSDFKGLGFDLESSQLGHADRLERLVLVMTLAMYWCVRVGQDDALTCPTPLEKK
- a CDS encoding bifunctional diguanylate cyclase/phosphodiesterase: MNNERFFSLRWKLVLMFGTVFLVLHSIFSYVSYLDAIDNFSMDRKNIENNHINIVKTLTEDSFLVLEQFAELLPLMGELPNEPKKIKHHVFANLDENWSRWQLSWDMESIAFFDDKGKRIKFWGGSQSSSTAAVKRVLRDEMPAHRLFCQEGCFLQVIVPVMGELESIGAFSVIRSFADVIIKYKSETNSDIGLLVADGNHDAAKTGRSDWPFTLSGLTLYEKNMPLYQYISNKLALTELLAHSKTVNFNGSVFEVRITPVQHKTESSPPYFLLIDDITAEVKKLNEDLRQVWLYGVISLTASLILLTLVVHIALRRVGRLATALPLLSQNQYDRFREQIVSNDSYISGYDELDRLNQTALALTDHLEYLEKEVRSNTLQLLEKSQELANERDFSRQLIEAAPIIIMTQKLNGMILTINQAGIHHFETDGKAIIGKVFDLYLPESDWEHLKKLNQLRTGKFSDQVLIDGLLVTDSGKQRNISWLHKLFKRGNVQEEPVILTLGVDNSERKLYEQAILSTSTRDYLTGLSNRKKFQEDLAALLASAQRYGYKSALFCLDLDRFKSVNTLSGHEAGDKLLTLVANKLKDIMRSTDLLSRLEGDEFALAFPYADVREARRIAEKIGQELIRLGEEFAGKDFQLSACIGIAVYPDHGLTVKELFINADFALSQARTSGNGRCHVFSPDFDYQIKLNRMLYWRQTLENAIAHDRFVLLFQPIVYLETNAISHYECLIRLQLDDGRTVMPEEFILYAEELGLIGKIDRLVLKKAVQKLVELKRSGKDYKLTVNLSGRLLNEASLFDDITRLLDVPEVAPEKIIFEISETDVVSNFAAAEALIMQIKALGCVLALDDFGVGFSSFYYLKHFPVDYVKIDGSFIRKINKTEDDKLFVKALSGVAHAFGKKTVAKFVENSQILEVLKELKIDYAQGDCMGKPEPYI
- the lhgO gene encoding L-2-hydroxyglutarate oxidase, with product MSIHKSFLIIGGGLVGLATAYRLLERFPLARITLLEKEATVGAHQSTHNSGVLHAGLYYAPGSAKAKFAVSGIQQMTKFCQTEGIPHEICGKLVVAVSPEEVPRLDELLRRGTANGLKGLRKIEGNDIRKIEPHVNGLAAVHVPEEGIVDYRQVCDRLALRIQERGGNIITRAKVKCLELRANTWLATTTIGEYDANFLINCAGLQCDLVAKLAGENRDIRIVPFRGEYYYLKPAAQHLVKNLVYPVPNPQFPFLGVHFTRMIQGGIEAGPNAVLAFAREGYQLSKFDTRDMLDILLFPGLWRFLRKYPAMACTELIQSFSKTHFCILLQRLIPEIRTTDLSPGSAGVRAQAMKPSGDLVDDFHLVIRQNALHVLNAPSPAATASLAIGEHIVNQLPI
- a CDS encoding transposase, with amino-acid sequence MKPHLSVSAVGRPREVSLRQVINAILYSLKTGCQWRQLPREFPAWTTVYTISDVGRLMEPGHGCIIYCTLGCGKKAGRHKHSTADCLDSQSVKCTVVPGGRGFDAEKLINGRKRHLLLEILGWLISVSKNVKKNVTSN
- a CDS encoding DUF302 domain-containing protein, which translates into the protein MVNIIAICSFLMIVSGCATQPGEFIPYYQVATQKPYDDVLAELEIAISENNFRVTGHSRVGKVIRERGAKDFPDYDTIQFCNLTHARTILTLSPEAIRHMPCNVVMYRKGDKTVVRTHLLPTDTDNEELNRFSEQMNQTLKQMIDFAAEN
- the mobA gene encoding molybdenum cofactor guanylyltransferase MobA, with translation MTTDQTEATGVILAGGRARRMDHRDKGLILYRGRPMVSYAVEALSGVARQTLINANRNLDHYRQFGLPVVTDATDSFDGPLAGILAAMRQADSDVLLVVPCDSPLILPGHLRRLMAALVENRAEAAVACDGERWHPVFLALRTSLAGSLQRYLDNGQRKIGGWLEQLHTVPVDFSKTPELFVNVNTPAELTELESRAGNGHAQ